A region from the Hydrogenimonas sp. genome encodes:
- a CDS encoding glutamyl-tRNA(Gln) synthetase, which produces MLRFAPSPTGDMHIGNLRVAIFNYIVAKQRNERFIVRIEDTDKERNIEGKEREILEILNLFGLKYDEVYYQSHNLTIHQHMAIKMLEERKAFACFCSPEELEAEREAAKSAKKAYRYSGKCELLSDEEVLANEKPFTVRIKKPQSAVSFSDIIKGELSFAPDDIDSFVIMRADKTPTYNFACAIDDMIHDISLVIRGEDHVSNTPKQIHIRNLLGYDKDVEYAHLPVILNEEGKKMSKRDASSSVKWLFEEGFIPEAIANYLILLGNKTPGEIFTLDDAISWFDLKNVSKAAAKFDLDKLRFINREHMKRMDSKELSRAFGFADAAIGELAKCYLEEGSTIKEIKPKIEAIFSAKNFNSEWGEEMKTLRSALKEAPVFESFDELKSYLMNKTGLKGKKFFKPLRLLLTGAEHGPELSHLYPHLKSYMMEIIK; this is translated from the coding sequence ATGCTGCGTTTCGCACCGAGTCCGACAGGAGATATGCACATAGGCAATCTTCGGGTCGCCATTTTCAACTATATCGTCGCAAAACAGCGAAACGAGCGGTTCATCGTCAGGATAGAAGATACCGACAAAGAGCGCAATATAGAGGGTAAAGAGAGGGAGATTCTGGAGATTCTGAACCTTTTCGGACTGAAATATGACGAGGTCTACTACCAGAGCCACAATCTTACCATTCATCAGCATATGGCTATAAAGATGCTCGAAGAGCGCAAAGCCTTCGCCTGCTTCTGCTCCCCAGAGGAGCTGGAGGCGGAGCGTGAGGCGGCCAAGAGCGCCAAAAAAGCCTATAGGTACAGCGGAAAATGCGAACTTCTGAGCGATGAAGAGGTGCTGGCAAACGAGAAGCCTTTTACGGTCCGAATCAAAAAACCGCAAAGTGCGGTATCCTTCAGCGATATAATAAAAGGTGAGCTCTCTTTCGCTCCCGACGATATAGACAGCTTCGTCATCATGCGCGCCGACAAGACACCCACCTACAACTTCGCCTGCGCCATAGACGACATGATACACGACATAAGCCTCGTAATACGCGGGGAGGATCACGTAAGCAACACTCCGAAACAGATACATATCCGCAACCTTCTGGGCTACGACAAAGATGTGGAGTATGCACACCTTCCCGTCATTTTGAACGAAGAGGGGAAGAAGATGTCAAAACGGGACGCCTCATCGAGCGTCAAATGGCTCTTTGAAGAGGGGTTCATACCGGAGGCGATAGCCAACTATCTCATTCTACTGGGCAACAAAACACCCGGGGAGATATTCACCCTAGACGATGCGATCTCCTGGTTCGACCTGAAAAATGTCTCCAAAGCGGCGGCGAAATTCGATCTCGACAAGCTAAGGTTCATAAACCGCGAGCATATGAAGCGGATGGACTCCAAAGAGCTCTCCAGGGCCTTCGGCTTCGCGGATGCCGCCATAGGTGAACTGGCAAAGTGCTACCTCGAAGAGGGGAGTACGATAAAGGAGATAAAACCGAAGATAGAGGCGATCTTTTCGGCAAAAAATTTCAACAGCGAGTGGGGAGAGGAGATGAAAACCCTGCGCAGCGCCCTGAAAGAGGCCCCGGTTTTCGAGAGCTTCGATGAGCTCAAAAGCTATCTTATGAACAAGACCGGCCTCAAAGGCAAAAAGTTTTTCAAACCTCTTCGCCTGCTTCTTACGGGCGCCGAACACGGGCCGGAGCTTTCACATCTCTACCCCCACCTCAAATCATACATGATGGAGATAATAAAATGA
- a CDS encoding 5-methylthioribose kinase: MSYEIMTPETLPKYLLSIPAIADFFETDEIETEEIGDGNLNFVFVARSVKEPQKSLIVKQAVPYLRCAGEEYSLSRERMKFEIRALQSYDIHAPKIYHADEEMSLVVMEHLKSHKILRKGLIQKERYDLFADHISTFLARTLFKTSSLYLQSDEKRALMERFNENRELCRLTEDFVFTFPYMQNETNHIEPGCEEEARELFEDYEFKQKVLGLKYIFMTQADALLHGDLHTGSIMVNEKETFVIDPEFAFVGPFGFDIGAVLANLGSAYISHRHVSGDSEYMEWIEQNMVDVWSGFERKFLDLWRERERSALIEPGFLPEEPLESFRREFMRDILRQSAGFAGCKMARRVFGIAGVEEIRGIEDRTLRKRAMMDALECGKSLVMEHEKIESIEDIVAIVKGLS, translated from the coding sequence ATGAGTTACGAGATCATGACCCCCGAAACCCTCCCGAAGTACCTGCTCTCGATACCGGCCATAGCGGATTTTTTCGAAACGGACGAGATTGAAACCGAAGAGATCGGAGACGGCAACCTCAACTTCGTGTTTGTCGCAAGAAGCGTAAAAGAGCCGCAAAAGAGCCTCATAGTGAAACAGGCTGTGCCATATCTTCGGTGTGCGGGAGAGGAGTATTCGCTCTCGAGAGAGAGGATGAAGTTCGAGATAAGAGCGCTTCAGAGCTACGACATCCACGCTCCGAAGATCTACCATGCCGACGAAGAGATGAGCCTTGTCGTCATGGAGCATCTGAAGTCGCACAAGATTTTGAGAAAAGGGCTGATACAAAAGGAGCGCTACGACCTCTTTGCGGATCATATAAGCACCTTTTTGGCCCGGACTCTGTTCAAAACCTCCTCTTTGTACCTGCAAAGCGACGAAAAGCGGGCCCTCATGGAGCGCTTTAACGAAAACAGGGAGCTCTGCAGGCTGACCGAAGATTTCGTCTTTACGTTTCCGTACATGCAGAACGAGACGAACCACATAGAACCGGGCTGCGAAGAGGAGGCCAGAGAGCTGTTTGAGGATTATGAGTTCAAACAGAAGGTGCTTGGACTCAAATATATCTTCATGACACAGGCCGACGCCCTTTTGCACGGCGATCTGCACACGGGCTCCATAATGGTTAACGAAAAGGAGACTTTCGTCATAGACCCGGAGTTCGCTTTCGTGGGGCCGTTCGGCTTCGATATAGGCGCCGTTTTAGCCAATCTGGGCAGCGCCTACATATCCCACCGGCACGTGAGCGGCGACAGTGAGTACATGGAGTGGATAGAGCAGAACATGGTCGATGTTTGGAGCGGTTTCGAGAGGAAGTTTCTGGACCTGTGGAGAGAGAGGGAGAGGAGCGCGCTGATAGAGCCGGGATTTCTGCCCGAAGAGCCGCTGGAGAGCTTCAGAAGAGAGTTTATGAGAGATATTCTGCGGCAGAGTGCGGGATTTGCCGGCTGCAAGATGGCACGACGTGTCTTCGGTATAGCCGGGGTCGAGGAGATTCGGGGCATCGAAGATCGGACTTTGCGGAAAAGGGCGATGATGGATGCGCTCGAGTGCGGAAAGTCGCTGGTTATGGAGCATGAAAAGATAGAGAGCATAGAGGATATCGTCGCCATCGTAAAGGGGCTCTCATGA
- a CDS encoding soluble lytic murein transglycosylase precursor produces the protein MRAVLLTLTLSSLLLAAITPEQLEKMPRSYAKDFYIWRFLAQDITPEEADLAFYQVKSVNWKILHRFAKKSNQAGFKEAVECYRLKPGQLPAATPGCTVTALTPYKFTKIPELRKYSVLQQISDFPDTARWAAVMASKEPFFELVKSDDDTFFKIFNNCGSKWREKFLNRPLPPGLIKRLSSKKEFGQTIKLIVTDPKLDALQRSLLGVDAKKLSHRSTFFLAMNALRHGKEMIAADYLGLAYKKAYYRFDKDKVLFWLAKLHPEKDYLSRLSKSFDLNIYRLYASEKLGTELPRISTPEFEEKRSDYNISDPFAWLAVLKQIRGKSTDELIDYAKRFASSETVGHYCFIMERASKYRTHYFPLPYRSAYASLNTDEKAMILALARQESRFIPSSISTSYALGMMQIMPFLVKSLAKERGEPLNLDAMLIPYKNIDYSIEHLKYLRRYLMHPLFIAYAYNGGIGFTKRMLTRRGLFLKGKYEPWLSMELVHYDESRRYGKKVLANYIVYKKLLGEPISVASLVGTLTKPEGTDRFRK, from the coding sequence ATGAGAGCGGTTCTTTTAACCCTCACTCTCTCATCTCTTCTTCTGGCGGCAATCACACCGGAACAGCTGGAGAAGATGCCGCGAAGCTACGCCAAAGATTTCTATATCTGGCGCTTTCTTGCGCAGGACATAACCCCCGAAGAGGCCGACCTGGCCTTCTATCAGGTAAAATCCGTCAACTGGAAAATCCTCCACCGTTTCGCCAAGAAGAGTAATCAGGCCGGTTTCAAAGAGGCGGTGGAGTGCTACCGTCTGAAGCCGGGGCAACTGCCGGCAGCCACCCCCGGGTGTACAGTTACGGCTCTGACACCCTATAAGTTCACCAAGATCCCGGAACTTCGTAAGTATAGTGTTCTTCAGCAGATTTCAGACTTTCCGGATACCGCCCGATGGGCCGCAGTGATGGCTTCTAAAGAGCCTTTTTTCGAACTTGTAAAGAGTGACGATGATACCTTCTTCAAAATCTTCAACAACTGCGGGTCGAAGTGGAGAGAGAAATTTCTGAACCGTCCCCTGCCTCCCGGACTCATAAAACGGCTCTCATCGAAAAAGGAGTTCGGGCAGACTATAAAGCTGATAGTGACAGATCCGAAGCTGGATGCTCTCCAGCGCTCGCTGCTGGGTGTAGATGCGAAAAAGCTCTCCCACAGGAGTACCTTCTTTCTGGCTATGAACGCTCTTCGTCACGGGAAGGAGATGATTGCGGCAGACTATCTGGGCCTCGCATACAAAAAGGCCTACTACCGCTTCGACAAAGACAAAGTACTCTTCTGGCTGGCGAAGCTGCACCCCGAGAAAGATTATCTCTCGAGACTCTCGAAGAGTTTCGATCTGAACATATACAGGCTCTACGCCTCGGAGAAACTCGGAACGGAACTACCGAGAATAAGCACACCGGAGTTCGAAGAGAAAAGATCCGACTACAATATCAGCGACCCGTTCGCATGGCTGGCAGTACTGAAACAGATAAGAGGCAAAAGCACGGATGAGCTCATAGATTACGCGAAAAGGTTCGCCTCCTCCGAAACAGTGGGTCACTACTGCTTCATAATGGAGAGAGCTTCGAAATATCGCACACACTACTTTCCCCTCCCCTACAGGAGCGCCTATGCCTCTTTGAATACGGACGAAAAAGCGATGATTCTGGCTCTGGCCAGACAGGAGAGCCGATTCATACCATCTTCCATCTCAACATCCTACGCCCTGGGAATGATGCAGATAATGCCGTTTCTGGTGAAGTCTCTGGCAAAAGAGAGAGGTGAACCGCTGAATCTCGATGCAATGCTCATACCATACAAAAATATCGACTACTCCATAGAGCACCTCAAGTATCTCAGGCGCTATCTGATGCACCCTCTATTCATAGCGTACGCATACAACGGCGGCATAGGTTTTACGAAACGGATGCTGACAAGAAGGGGGCTCTTTTTGAAAGGCAAGTACGAACCTTGGCTCAGTATGGAGCTGGTACACTACGACGAGAGCCGAAGATACGGGAAAAAAGTACTCGCCAACTATATCGTCTACAAAAAACTTCTGGGAGAACCTATCTCCGTGGCGTCACTCGTTGGAACTTTAACGAAACCGGAGGGTACGGATCGGTTTCGAAAGTGA
- a CDS encoding molybdopterin-guanine dinucleotide biosynthesis protein MobB → MRKRFAVAFTGPSNSGKTTLIEKVTRTLISDYKIAIVKNDPKDKAVFDVEGKDSWKFFQTGAEVVVTSPTRTTYFSHRDKRVEEIIDMVNDFDYLLVEGLKTLPLPRIAIFRNEIDESYFPYSEAIAVDESVDIQRYEIPENIDILNLNDIAGIIGWIKKNAKAV, encoded by the coding sequence TTGCGAAAACGTTTTGCAGTCGCATTTACAGGGCCTTCCAACAGCGGCAAGACGACACTGATCGAGAAGGTGACACGTACACTTATAAGCGATTACAAGATCGCCATCGTCAAAAACGACCCGAAGGACAAGGCGGTTTTCGACGTCGAGGGAAAAGATAGCTGGAAGTTTTTCCAAACAGGCGCCGAAGTTGTCGTCACCTCCCCCACAAGGACCACATATTTCTCCCACAGAGACAAAAGAGTGGAAGAGATAATAGATATGGTAAACGATTTCGACTACCTTCTGGTAGAGGGACTAAAAACGCTACCGCTGCCGCGCATAGCCATTTTCCGAAACGAGATAGACGAGAGCTACTTCCCCTATTCGGAGGCGATAGCGGTAGACGAGTCGGTAGATATACAGAGATACGAGATACCGGAAAATATTGATATTCTGAATCTCAACGACATCGCCGGAATCATCGGCTGGATAAAAAAGAATGCAAAGGCCGTATAG
- a CDS encoding copper resistance protein B has product MKKLLTILLAAGSLMASGAGDPLRATLLMDRLEVQSSDGNPLVWDTSGYIGKDYDKLYFYSEGSRTSDESESENELLYSRAVTPFWDLQAGVEYDRAGSLNRTWGVVALQGLAPYFIDTRARLKIGNGAVGANFDFEYEALITQRLILTPRVEIEAYSKEVPQLHKGGGISSAAVGLRLRYEIRREFAPYIGVTYSNSFGKTASKYGGTEDTAFVGGVRFWF; this is encoded by the coding sequence ATGAAAAAGTTATTGACAATCCTGCTTGCGGCAGGCTCTTTGATGGCATCCGGTGCGGGCGACCCGCTCAGGGCTACTCTGCTGATGGACAGACTCGAAGTGCAGTCGTCGGACGGAAACCCGCTGGTGTGGGACACCTCCGGCTATATAGGAAAAGATTACGACAAGCTCTACTTCTACAGCGAGGGTTCAAGAACTTCCGATGAGAGCGAAAGCGAAAACGAACTGCTCTACAGTCGTGCGGTAACGCCTTTTTGGGATCTGCAGGCCGGTGTCGAGTATGACAGGGCCGGAAGCCTGAACAGAACGTGGGGTGTTGTGGCGCTGCAGGGGCTGGCCCCCTACTTCATAGATACGAGAGCACGCCTCAAAATCGGCAACGGAGCCGTCGGGGCAAATTTCGATTTCGAGTACGAAGCGCTAATAACCCAGAGGCTCATACTGACTCCCCGCGTAGAGATAGAGGCCTATAGCAAAGAGGTTCCGCAGCTGCACAAAGGGGGAGGCATATCGTCCGCAGCGGTCGGACTGAGGCTGAGATACGAGATAAGAAGAGAGTTTGCACCATACATAGGGGTGACATACTCCAACAGCTTCGGAAAAACCGCCTCGAAATATGGCGGTACAGAAGATACAGCTTTTGTGGGAGGGGTGAGATTCTGGTTTTAA
- a CDS encoding putative outermembrane protein — protein MILRDGFLRLAGTFIFSVSFFASVAYSMGAEVDTSILSHNPQWLRLLHFKEGKSEVIDNDFFLSPEGKHDPKKELDALIKAYFKPFGKDPDSSPRCRFPARYLWLSRHISLPDFEKIPQACEKLKKWGLYAKADSVSLILVSGYMGNPASTFGHSYMKINTGEQNGLFDTSINYGAMIPKDESVAAYIFNGITGGYTAGYSDRYFYVQDMTYAHTEFRDMWDYRLNLGRDELEMLILHIWEIVGKKKRYYFFNRNCAYEIGRVAEVGIKDDLTSRSRLWFAPLELFNRLEELDCRSRSEYGKKLVSHVQYIPSSERRLVAEYEKLDKTSKNKARHIIKTGKIKNLHDIKLANFLLSYSEYRKIKEMPNPSNATRELERIALSTRISMPASAPAQVDIPAKPSPASGELPMIIAVGTGYNSTKDLYPSVSYTLYSQESTGQNSMDGDELKIFDASVGFKHGCFIDRIEWLSIRKFTVNALPDSGFKAASWNLQLRTNKDFRFGYLGKYDHSGLFGAGLSKRAGVGKVFVMADLSLHTLYPRYRIMPKIGAVIPFEIGKIRVEGGIENRLNASIWQTAFEIEYRGQIGKRRDVSLYYSNIDGLGKWYLKLGFRF, from the coding sequence TTGATACTCCGCGACGGATTTCTCCGTCTTGCGGGGACTTTTATTTTTTCAGTTTCATTTTTTGCATCTGTCGCATACTCGATGGGTGCTGAAGTTGATACCTCCATACTTTCACACAATCCTCAGTGGCTCAGACTTTTACACTTTAAAGAGGGTAAAAGTGAAGTAATAGACAATGATTTTTTTCTCTCTCCAGAAGGCAAACATGACCCGAAAAAAGAACTTGATGCTTTAATAAAAGCATACTTCAAACCTTTCGGGAAAGATCCGGATTCTTCACCGAGATGCCGTTTCCCTGCCCGTTACTTATGGCTCTCAAGACATATAAGCCTTCCAGATTTCGAAAAGATACCTCAAGCTTGTGAAAAGCTAAAGAAATGGGGATTGTATGCTAAGGCTGACTCAGTTAGTCTAATACTTGTGAGCGGCTATATGGGTAATCCTGCATCAACATTTGGGCATTCATATATGAAAATCAATACCGGTGAGCAAAACGGCCTGTTCGATACAAGTATTAATTACGGTGCTATGATTCCCAAAGACGAATCGGTAGCAGCTTATATATTTAATGGCATAACAGGCGGCTATACTGCAGGATATTCCGATAGGTACTTTTATGTACAGGATATGACCTATGCCCATACCGAGTTTCGTGATATGTGGGATTACAGGTTGAATCTTGGACGGGATGAACTGGAGATGCTCATTCTGCATATTTGGGAAATAGTAGGTAAAAAAAAGAGGTACTATTTTTTTAATAGAAACTGTGCTTATGAGATTGGAAGAGTTGCAGAAGTTGGTATAAAAGATGATCTTACTTCCAGGTCAAGACTATGGTTTGCACCTCTTGAACTGTTTAATCGTCTTGAAGAGTTGGATTGTCGGAGTCGTAGCGAATATGGGAAAAAGCTGGTCTCACATGTACAATACATTCCTTCCAGTGAGAGGAGGCTTGTAGCTGAATATGAAAAACTTGATAAAACATCCAAAAATAAGGCACGGCATATAATTAAAACAGGAAAAATCAAAAATCTGCATGATATCAAGTTGGCTAACTTTCTATTGTCTTATTCTGAGTATAGAAAGATTAAGGAGATGCCCAATCCTTCTAATGCTACCAGAGAGCTTGAACGCATAGCTTTGTCCACTAGAATATCAATGCCTGCTTCTGCTCCTGCACAAGTTGATATACCTGCCAAGCCGTCACCGGCTTCCGGTGAGCTTCCTATGATAATAGCAGTAGGTACAGGATATAATAGTACAAAAGATCTCTATCCTTCAGTTTCATATACACTATATTCGCAAGAATCGACCGGACAAAACTCTATGGATGGTGACGAACTAAAGATTTTTGATGCGTCTGTCGGGTTTAAACATGGTTGCTTTATTGATAGAATTGAATGGCTGTCTATTAGAAAATTTACCGTGAATGCTCTGCCGGATAGCGGTTTTAAAGCTGCTTCCTGGAATTTACAACTTCGTACAAACAAGGATTTTCGTTTCGGTTATTTGGGTAAATATGATCATAGCGGACTTTTCGGGGCTGGATTGTCAAAAAGAGCGGGTGTAGGTAAAGTTTTCGTAATGGCTGATTTATCTTTACATACTCTTTATCCAAGATATAGAATCATGCCGAAGATAGGTGCAGTTATTCCTTTCGAGATTGGAAAAATCCGTGTTGAAGGTGGTATAGAGAATAGACTTAATGCAAGTATTTGGCAGACGGCTTTTGAGATAGAATACAGGGGACAGATAGGAAAACGTAGAGATGTGTCTTTGTATTATAGTAATATTGACGGGCTGGGTAAATGGTATCTGAAGTTGGGTTTCCGTTTTTGA
- a CDS encoding transcriptional regulator, AraC family, with protein MTVVVPNYFLQEKPQAIHSVGGTYIKRAGSSTKSHKVRNTMHGLLVVLEGSKAVESSGSKIELSAGEAAFFMQGNYFISRNNGSYRALSIYFDESFASRFALLSQTDGPDIENVLEIDCADSRSALALAETIWAEIDIGPLNEELFKSRIETLFWELLALRPKEGRLFFKHIVNHGERRFRKVLLENLDIIESVADMSRLLCMSPAHFHRRFKDEFRISPKRWLDAKRLEKAASLLTGGEMSVAQVAAECGYSTPSAFISAFKKEYKTTPKRFRGALMMENRHF; from the coding sequence ATGACTGTAGTTGTACCGAACTATTTTCTTCAGGAGAAGCCGCAGGCCATACACTCTGTCGGTGGTACCTATATAAAAAGAGCAGGCTCTTCGACAAAGAGCCACAAGGTCAGAAATACGATGCACGGGCTTCTGGTTGTGCTTGAAGGCTCCAAAGCGGTGGAGTCGTCCGGGAGTAAAATAGAGTTGAGTGCGGGAGAGGCCGCTTTTTTCATGCAGGGTAACTACTTTATAAGCAGGAACAACGGCAGTTACCGGGCCCTGTCTATCTATTTCGATGAAAGTTTCGCCTCCAGATTTGCACTCCTTTCTCAGACAGATGGGCCGGATATTGAAAATGTGCTTGAAATAGACTGTGCAGACAGCAGGTCCGCTCTGGCTTTGGCGGAGACCATATGGGCTGAGATTGACATCGGACCGCTGAATGAAGAGCTTTTCAAAAGCCGTATAGAGACACTTTTTTGGGAACTTTTGGCACTAAGGCCCAAAGAGGGCCGCCTCTTTTTCAAGCATATAGTAAACCATGGCGAGCGGCGCTTTCGCAAAGTCCTCCTTGAAAACCTCGATATCATAGAAAGTGTCGCCGATATGTCACGTCTGCTCTGCATGAGTCCGGCCCATTTTCACCGCCGTTTCAAAGATGAGTTCAGGATTTCACCCAAAAGGTGGCTGGATGCGAAGCGGCTGGAAAAAGCGGCATCTCTTCTTACCGGGGGAGAAATGAGTGTGGCTCAGGTTGCCGCAGAGTGCGGATACTCCACACCTTCTGCATTTATTTCAGCGTTTAAAAAAGAGTATAAAACTACCCCAAAGCGGTTTAGAGGTGCCCTTATGATGGAAAATAGACACTTTTAG
- a CDS encoding methylthioribose-1-phosphate isomerase → MNGRYRALRLEADGSLAVLDQRVLPFIEEWVKIEDADSCAQAISDMTVRGAGVIGDVAAFGVYLASRECDGDIGYIERKAEKIRSSRPTAVNLMWAVDRMMDVAGSCERSERTERLKAEAVAICDEDAECSRKIGEHGADLIEELIKSRGLERVNLLTHCNAGWLAIVDEGSALAPVYEAAKRGIDIHVWVDETRPRNQGANLTAWELGKSGIPHTVIADNAGGHLMQHGMVDLCITGADRVSRNGDAANKIGTYLKALAAKDNSVPFYIALPSSTFDFSITDGIKEIPIEVRSEEEVTYIRGVDEEGRYRSVRIVPENSAALNYGFDVTPARLITGLITERGVCRPETAEIENMFKDLL, encoded by the coding sequence ATGAACGGCAGATACAGGGCACTGCGCCTGGAAGCCGACGGATCGCTTGCTGTTCTCGACCAGAGGGTTCTTCCGTTTATCGAAGAGTGGGTCAAAATAGAAGATGCGGACTCCTGCGCCCAGGCCATCTCCGATATGACCGTAAGGGGCGCCGGAGTCATCGGAGACGTGGCGGCATTCGGTGTCTATCTCGCCTCGAGAGAGTGCGACGGCGATATCGGGTACATAGAGAGAAAAGCGGAAAAGATACGCTCATCGCGCCCCACGGCGGTTAACCTGATGTGGGCGGTGGACAGGATGATGGATGTTGCAGGAAGCTGCGAAAGGAGCGAACGGACCGAACGGCTAAAAGCCGAAGCGGTAGCCATCTGCGACGAAGATGCCGAGTGCAGCCGTAAAATAGGCGAACATGGCGCCGACCTTATAGAAGAGCTCATAAAAAGCAGGGGGCTGGAGCGGGTCAACCTGCTTACCCACTGCAACGCCGGATGGCTGGCGATAGTCGACGAGGGCTCCGCTCTCGCCCCCGTATACGAAGCGGCAAAAAGAGGTATAGATATTCATGTCTGGGTAGACGAGACGCGCCCGAGGAACCAGGGGGCCAACCTTACGGCGTGGGAACTTGGAAAAAGCGGCATTCCCCACACGGTCATAGCCGACAACGCAGGCGGCCACCTGATGCAGCACGGCATGGTCGATCTCTGTATAACCGGAGCCGACAGGGTGAGCCGAAACGGCGATGCGGCCAACAAGATAGGAACCTACCTGAAAGCTCTCGCCGCAAAGGACAACTCCGTTCCCTTCTACATAGCACTCCCCTCCTCCACTTTCGACTTTTCGATAACCGACGGCATCAAAGAGATTCCCATAGAGGTCAGAAGCGAAGAGGAGGTTACATATATCAGGGGAGTCGACGAAGAGGGAAGATACAGGAGCGTTCGCATAGTTCCGGAAAACTCGGCGGCGTTGAACTACGGCTTCGACGTCACACCAGCAAGGCTCATTACAGGGCTCATTACCGAGCGGGGGGTCTGCAGGCCCGAAACCGCGGAGATCGAAAATATGTTCAAAGATCTGCTGTGA
- a CDS encoding fructose-1,6-bisphosphatase, type I — translation MTLKPIFDAIERSAHRIRDAIASEDLCYSEQCNATGDMQLKLDIQSDLIIAEEFSKIAAVKAIASEEKEEEEILHPDGRYMIAYDPLDGSSLIDVDLSVGSIFGIYDGEFQASSMLASVYIVYGPRLEMVTAYKGGVRHFIFRHGRFMEQSTIELNEKGKLNAPGGTQQHWPAHHKELIDSLFAEGYRLRYSGGMVPDLHQILLKGGGLFSYPGTDDKPNGKLRKLFEVFPFAFIYETAGGAAIDDKGRRLMELPCDDPHETTPCFFGSRYEISRVKEAYGVT, via the coding sequence ATGACACTTAAACCGATCTTTGACGCGATAGAGCGGTCTGCCCACAGAATCAGAGACGCGATAGCAAGCGAGGATCTCTGCTACTCCGAACAGTGCAACGCCACCGGAGACATGCAGTTGAAACTGGACATTCAAAGCGACCTCATCATCGCCGAAGAGTTCTCCAAAATAGCGGCGGTCAAAGCCATCGCCAGCGAAGAGAAGGAGGAGGAGGAGATACTCCATCCCGATGGAAGGTATATGATCGCCTACGATCCGCTCGACGGCTCCAGTCTCATAGATGTGGACCTGAGTGTCGGCTCCATATTCGGAATATACGACGGAGAGTTCCAGGCATCCTCCATGCTCGCATCGGTCTATATAGTCTACGGCCCCAGACTCGAGATGGTGACCGCATATAAAGGCGGAGTTCGCCACTTCATCTTCAGGCACGGGCGGTTTATGGAGCAGAGTACGATAGAGCTGAACGAAAAGGGAAAACTGAACGCTCCGGGCGGAACGCAGCAGCACTGGCCCGCGCACCACAAGGAGCTCATAGACTCGCTTTTTGCCGAGGGTTACCGTCTACGCTACTCCGGCGGCATGGTTCCGGACCTGCATCAGATACTCCTTAAAGGGGGCGGTCTATTCAGTTACCCGGGAACCGACGACAAACCGAACGGCAAACTGCGCAAGCTTTTCGAAGTCTTTCCTTTCGCTTTCATCTACGAAACCGCCGGAGGAGCGGCGATAGACGACAAAGGTCGCAGGCTTATGGAACTTCCTTGTGACGATCCGCACGAGACCACTCCCTGTTTTTTCGGCAGCCGCTACGAGATCTCCAGGGTGAAAGAGGCCTATGGCGTCACCTGA
- a CDS encoding integral membrane protein YggT: MILSTFVQALAQILHMIISIYIWVVIIAALVSWVRPDPYNPIVQTLYRLTEPVYAWIRRYIPTVVGGIDLAPLIVIIGLQFIDLFLVKLLFGLANSL, from the coding sequence ATGATACTTTCTACATTCGTACAGGCACTTGCTCAGATTCTGCATATGATAATCAGCATCTACATCTGGGTCGTCATAATCGCCGCACTCGTAAGCTGGGTACGTCCAGACCCGTACAATCCGATAGTACAGACACTCTACCGTCTCACCGAACCGGTATACGCATGGATAAGACGCTATATTCCCACAGTTGTCGGCGGAATAGATCTTGCGCCGCTCATCGTCATAATAGGGCTGCAGTTCATAGACCTATTTCTGGTCAAACTGCTCTTCGGCCTCGCAAACTCCCTATGA